A section of the Piliocolobus tephrosceles isolate RC106 chromosome 14, ASM277652v3, whole genome shotgun sequence genome encodes:
- the LOC111535389 gene encoding LOW QUALITY PROTEIN: olfactory receptor 13C8 (The sequence of the model RefSeq protein was modified relative to this genomic sequence to represent the inferred CDS: deleted 2 bases in 1 codon), whose translation MERTNDSTLTEFVLVGLSAYPKLQTVFFVLILWMYLMILLGNGVLISVIICDSHLHTPMYFFLCNLSFLDVCYTSSSVPLILASFLAVKKRVSLSGCMVQMFISFAMGATECMLLGIMALDRYVAICYPLRYPVIMSKGAYVAMTAVSWVTGLVDSVVQTALAMQLPFCANNVVNHFVCEILAILKLACDDISINVISMTGSNLIVLVIPLVVISISYIFIVATILRIPSTEGKHKAFSTCSAHLTVVIIFYGTIFFMYAKPESKVSADSSSEDIIEALVSLFYGVMTPMLNPLIYSLRNKDVKAAVKNILCRKKISDGK comes from the exons ATGGAAAGGACCAATGACTCCACGTTGACAGAATTTGTCCTGGTAGGGCTTTCTGCCTACCCAAAGCTCCAGACAGTTTTCTTCGTTCTAATTTTGTGGATGTACCTGATGATTCTGCTTGGAAATGGAGTCCTTATTTCAGTTATCATCTGTGATTCTCACCTGCACACTCCCAtgtatttcttcctctgtaaCCTTTCCTTCCTCGATGTTTGCTACACAAGTTCCTCTGTCCCACTAATTCTTGCCAGCTTTCTGGCAGTAAAGAAAAGGGTTTCCCTCTCTGGGTGTATGgtgcaaatgtttatttcttttgccatGGGGGCCACAGAGTGCATG CTCTTAGGCATAATGGCACTTGACCGCTATGTGGCCATCTGCTACCCACTGAGATACCCTGTCATCATGAGCAAGGGTGCCTATGTGGCCATGACAGCTGTGTCCTGGGTCACTGGGCTTGTGGACTCAGTAGTGCAGACAGCTCTTGCAATGCAGTTACCATTTTGTGCTAATAATGTCGTTAACCATTTTGTCTGTGAAATTCTGGCTATCTTGAAACTGGCCTGTGATGATATTTCAATCAATGTAATTAGTATGACAGGGTCAAATctgattgttttggttattccaTTGGTAGTAATTTCCATCTCTTACATATTTATTGTTGCCACTATTCTGAGGATTCCTTCCACTGAAGGAAAACATAAGGCCTTCTCCACCTGCTCAGCCCACCTGACAGTGGTGATTATATTCTATGGAACCATCTTCTTCATGTACGCAAAGCCTGAGTCTAAAGTCTCTGCTGATTCCAGTAGTGAAGACATAATTGAGGCCCTCGTCTCCCTCTTCTATGGAGTGATGACTCCCATGCTCAATCCTCTCATCTATAGTCTGCGAAACAAGGATGTAAAGGCTGCTGTCAAAAACATACTGTGTAGGAAAAAAATTTCTGATGGAAAATGA